A genome region from Alistipes dispar includes the following:
- a CDS encoding golvesin C-terminal-like domain-containing protein, which produces MKNRILYLLISVFALSCVPTAAAERIGMPVRRAIGRTLSRIVAREVSGGYVKVQGVDASRGRVRVYASVGLSYYPFREGNAGAMRDSVRALLPREYRRARIELYTDGREIAELIPMAYRDPDQVRRLVARRRLVPFTNRSARPLVERLSAPVRAGKGLAGRHIALWQSHGRYFDQPKNRWKWQRSQLWQTCEDLYTQGYVLPYLVPMLENAGACVVLPRERDVQLHEVLADNDAPGQYAESGVWEPGGAGFAHLRQVYRAGENPFRDGTTRRTRSVRGEATGSAVWRADIPERGEYAVYVSYESLPESADDAEYTVHHLGGDTKFAVNQTMGGGTWIYLGGFLFDAGEQAVVTLSNRSREAGRIVSADAVKIGGGYGNVARTVCDSLRIGGGTYAEETSGYPRFCEGARYWLQWAGFGEEVYTPKGGTDDYKDDYMSRAHWVNALAGGSEQMPDSAGLRIPVDMALAFHSDAGVRDGDETIGTLGIFFTRENKGRFGGGADRYRSRDLTDLVMTQIVSDIRRAWEPEWNRRGLWNRAYYEARVPGVPTMLLELLSHQNFTDMRYGSDPRFRFSVARAVYKGILRYLASQYGVPYVVQPLPVGEVAAEFAGGDEVRVSWTPVADSLEATAAPDGYVVYTRIDDGGFDNGRYTAEPFFVERQEPGRIYSYRIAAVNAGGESFPSEIVAACRVPDERGRVLIVNGFDRVSGPVSQRCDSLAGFRTDLDGGVPDRRDITFIGPQEVFDPAQARCEVDSLALGACGCDYAADVIGGNTFDYAALHGRSVAAAGYSFCSMTARRAADGWDAAEYPVVDLILGKQRRTVVGRGVRGEEFEAFPADLQHAISDYLMQGGNLFVSGSYVASDLEAETASEADRRFAREVLHCVAAGMEVSADQPEARRGRVRVMTPEAAFSRGEYRFNDAYGPDCYRVETADRLRPAGDGAFPVMRYAGGGVAGVAFGMPCPAAEAAGSAGPADGAGNAGDAADGGRLAAGGRGFVVGFPFETIVSEVQRDRLMRDALRFLTGGSRSGPDAGAGR; this is translated from the coding sequence ATGAAAAATAGAATCTTATACCTGCTTATTTCGGTTTTCGCTTTAAGCTGTGTCCCGACCGCTGCCGCCGAGCGGATCGGCATGCCCGTGCGGCGGGCCATCGGCCGCACGCTTTCGCGCATCGTCGCCCGCGAAGTGTCGGGCGGCTACGTGAAGGTGCAGGGCGTGGATGCCTCCCGCGGCAGGGTGCGTGTCTATGCCTCGGTCGGACTTTCCTATTACCCCTTTCGCGAAGGGAACGCCGGGGCCATGCGCGATTCGGTCCGGGCGCTGCTGCCCCGCGAATACCGCAGGGCGCGGATCGAACTCTACACCGACGGCCGCGAGATCGCCGAACTGATTCCGATGGCTTACCGCGACCCCGATCAGGTGCGCAGGCTCGTCGCCCGGCGGCGGCTCGTTCCCTTCACCAACCGTTCCGCGCGGCCGCTGGTCGAGCGGCTTTCGGCCCCCGTGCGGGCCGGGAAGGGGCTTGCGGGCAGGCATATCGCCTTGTGGCAGAGCCACGGACGCTATTTCGACCAGCCGAAGAACCGCTGGAAATGGCAGCGTTCGCAGTTGTGGCAGACCTGCGAGGACCTTTATACGCAGGGATACGTTCTGCCGTACCTCGTGCCGATGCTCGAAAACGCCGGGGCGTGCGTCGTGCTGCCGCGCGAGCGCGACGTGCAGTTGCACGAGGTGCTCGCCGACAACGATGCCCCCGGACAGTACGCCGAATCGGGCGTCTGGGAACCGGGCGGTGCGGGCTTCGCCCACCTGCGGCAGGTCTATCGGGCGGGCGAGAACCCCTTCCGCGACGGCACGACGCGCCGGACGCGGAGCGTGCGGGGCGAGGCGACGGGCAGCGCCGTGTGGCGCGCCGATATTCCCGAGCGGGGCGAATACGCCGTGTATGTGAGTTATGAGTCGCTTCCGGAAAGCGCCGATGATGCGGAATATACGGTGCATCACCTCGGGGGCGACACGAAGTTCGCCGTGAATCAGACGATGGGCGGCGGCACGTGGATCTATCTCGGAGGGTTTCTCTTCGACGCCGGCGAACAGGCCGTCGTCACTCTTTCGAACCGTTCGCGCGAGGCGGGGCGCATCGTGTCGGCCGATGCCGTGAAGATCGGCGGCGGCTACGGCAACGTGGCCCGCACGGTGTGCGACTCGCTGCGTATCGGAGGCGGGACCTATGCCGAGGAGACGAGCGGCTATCCCCGTTTCTGCGAGGGGGCGCGCTACTGGCTCCAGTGGGCCGGGTTCGGCGAGGAAGTCTATACTCCGAAAGGCGGGACGGACGACTACAAGGACGACTACATGTCGCGTGCGCATTGGGTCAATGCCCTTGCGGGCGGTTCGGAGCAGATGCCCGACTCCGCGGGGCTGCGCATTCCGGTCGATATGGCGCTGGCGTTCCATTCCGACGCGGGCGTTCGCGACGGCGACGAGACGATCGGCACGCTGGGCATCTTCTTCACGCGCGAGAACAAGGGCCGCTTCGGGGGCGGCGCCGACCGCTACCGTTCGCGCGACCTGACCGATCTGGTGATGACCCAGATCGTCTCGGACATCCGCCGCGCATGGGAGCCGGAGTGGAACCGCCGCGGACTCTGGAACCGGGCCTACTACGAAGCCCGCGTCCCCGGCGTGCCGACGATGCTGCTCGAACTGCTCTCGCACCAGAATTTCACCGACATGCGCTACGGCAGCGACCCGCGCTTCCGGTTCTCCGTGGCGCGTGCCGTCTATAAGGGCATCCTGCGCTACCTCGCCTCGCAGTACGGCGTGCCGTACGTCGTGCAGCCGCTGCCCGTCGGGGAGGTCGCGGCGGAGTTCGCCGGCGGCGACGAGGTGCGCGTGTCGTGGACGCCCGTCGCGGATTCGCTCGAAGCGACGGCCGCGCCCGACGGCTATGTCGTCTATACGCGCATCGACGACGGCGGGTTCGACAACGGCCGCTATACCGCGGAGCCCTTTTTCGTCGAACGGCAGGAGCCGGGGCGGATTTACAGCTACCGCATCGCGGCGGTCAATGCCGGAGGCGAGAGCTTTCCGAGCGAGATCGTCGCGGCGTGCCGCGTGCCCGATGAACGGGGACGCGTGCTGATCGTCAATGGATTCGACCGTGTAAGCGGTCCCGTCAGCCAGCGCTGCGACTCGCTGGCGGGTTTCCGCACGGACCTCGACGGCGGGGTTCCCGACCGGCGGGACATCACCTTCATCGGGCCGCAGGAGGTCTTCGACCCGGCGCAGGCGCGCTGCGAGGTGGACAGCCTGGCACTCGGGGCCTGCGGCTGCGATTATGCCGCGGACGTCATCGGCGGCAATACGTTCGACTATGCCGCCCTGCACGGGCGTTCGGTCGCCGCAGCAGGGTATTCGTTCTGCTCGATGACGGCGCGGCGTGCGGCGGACGGATGGGATGCGGCGGAGTATCCCGTCGTGGACCTCATCCTCGGCAAGCAGCGCCGGACGGTGGTAGGCCGCGGGGTGCGCGGGGAGGAGTTCGAGGCGTTTCCGGCTGATTTGCAGCATGCGATAAGCGATTACCTCATGCAGGGCGGCAACCTGTTCGTTTCGGGCAGCTATGTCGCTTCGGACTTGGAGGCGGAGACGGCTTCGGAGGCCGACCGGCGTTTCGCCCGCGAGGTGCTGCACTGTGTCGCGGCGGGGATGGAGGTCTCCGCCGACCAGCCCGAGGCCCGGCGCGGCCGGGTGCGCGTGATGACACCGGAGGCGGCCTTCTCGCGCGGCGAGTACCGGTTCAACGACGCTTACGGCCCGGATTGCTACCGGGTCGAGACGGCCGACCGGCTGCGGCCTGCGGGCGACGGAGCGTTCCCGGTGATGCGCTATGCCGGAGGCGGCGTTGCGGGGGTGGCTTTCGGGATGCCGTGTCCGGCCGCGGAAGCCGCCGGGAGCGCCGGACCTGCCGACGGTGCGGGGAATGCCGGAGACGCTGCGGACGGCGGTCGGCTCGCCGCCGGAGGGCGGGGATTCGTCGTGGGATTCCCCTTCGAGACGATCGTCTCGGAGGTGCAGCGCGACCGGCTGATGCGCGATGCGCTGCGGTTTCTGACTGGCGGATCCCGTTCGGGACCGGACGCCGGGGCCGGGCGGTGA
- a CDS encoding MFS transporter, producing MITAAALELPVRRWVPDRLAVAGLFSVLLPVTMLNGSYTGSMLEVSNTLGSNAEDITMGYYAASAGMAIAYPIVPKVLGAVSSKVLLLADLTLQFLLSWFCARSQSADTLIVCSFFIGFLKGFLMLWCIRRIKTIFSPKDVRSEFYAYFYPLVFGCGQLSMIITAELAYHYDWKYMYYFMMILLLAALLMVAICFRHDRPLRRIPLRELHVREMFVASAGLLMLMYVLCYGKVLDWLSSPRICLYVVLGPALLVFFLRTQHRSRNPYVDLAPLRQPKALVGYLYMMIVMFFSTSTTLLTNYMTSILQVDATHSYTLYVWLLPGYALGAFVCFWWFRWQRWRFRFLIAGGMACFALFFGLLYFGISPGSTYQSLFFPVFVRGAGMLTLIIAFALFAVEELNPKYLICNAFFLIACRSVLAPVMAASFYGNALYRLQQKYLCSLSEHFTLTDPAAAAKYAAALDSSLARGHGYAEAAQLATGELYSTLQQQSLLLALKDILGWLFAVSLLLAVVSRFIPFHKTIRVRYAKAGDDMV from the coding sequence ATGATTACGGCCGCCGCACTGGAACTGCCCGTCCGCCGATGGGTTCCCGACCGGCTGGCCGTGGCGGGGCTGTTCTCCGTCCTGCTGCCCGTCACCATGCTCAACGGCTCCTACACGGGGAGCATGCTCGAAGTATCGAACACGCTGGGTTCCAATGCGGAAGACATCACGATGGGCTACTATGCCGCTTCGGCCGGCATGGCCATCGCCTACCCCATCGTGCCGAAGGTCCTCGGCGCGGTCTCCTCCAAAGTGCTGCTGCTGGCGGACCTGACGCTGCAATTCCTCCTCAGTTGGTTCTGCGCCCGTTCCCAAAGCGCCGACACGCTCATCGTGTGCAGCTTCTTCATCGGTTTTCTCAAGGGATTCCTCATGCTGTGGTGCATCCGGCGGATCAAGACCATCTTCAGCCCGAAGGATGTCCGCAGCGAATTTTACGCCTACTTCTACCCGCTGGTCTTCGGCTGCGGCCAGCTCTCCATGATCATCACGGCCGAGCTGGCCTACCACTACGACTGGAAGTACATGTACTACTTCATGATGATCCTCCTGCTCGCGGCCCTGCTCATGGTGGCGATCTGCTTCCGTCACGACCGTCCGCTGCGCCGGATACCGCTGCGCGAGCTGCATGTCCGCGAAATGTTCGTCGCCTCGGCCGGACTGCTGATGCTCATGTACGTACTCTGCTACGGCAAGGTGCTCGACTGGCTGTCATCGCCCCGCATCTGCCTCTACGTCGTGCTCGGCCCCGCGCTGCTCGTCTTTTTCCTCCGCACGCAGCACCGCTCCCGGAACCCCTACGTCGATCTGGCGCCGCTACGCCAGCCCAAGGCGCTCGTGGGTTATCTCTATATGATGATCGTCATGTTCTTCAGCACCTCCACGACGTTGCTGACCAACTACATGACCTCCATCCTGCAGGTGGACGCCACGCACTCCTACACGCTCTACGTCTGGCTGCTGCCCGGCTACGCCCTCGGAGCGTTCGTCTGCTTCTGGTGGTTCCGCTGGCAGCGGTGGCGGTTCCGTTTTCTCATAGCCGGAGGCATGGCCTGCTTCGCACTCTTCTTCGGCCTGCTCTATTTCGGCATCTCGCCCGGGAGCACCTACCAGAGCCTCTTTTTCCCGGTCTTCGTCCGCGGAGCGGGGATGCTGACGCTCATCATCGCCTTCGCACTGTTCGCCGTCGAGGAGTTGAACCCCAAATACCTGATCTGCAACGCCTTTTTCCTAATCGCCTGCCGCTCGGTGCTGGCTCCTGTCATGGCCGCCTCGTTCTACGGCAACGCACTCTACCGCTTGCAGCAGAAATATCTCTGCTCGCTCTCGGAGCACTTCACGCTGACGGACCCGGCCGCCGCAGCGAAATACGCCGCAGCGCTGGACTCCTCGCTGGCACGGGGACACGGATACGCCGAAGCGGCGCAACTGGCGACCGGAGAGCTCTATTCGACCCTCCAACAGCAAAGTCTGCTGCTGGCCCTCAAGGATATTCTGGGGTGGCTGTTCGCCGTTTCGCTGCTCCTCGCCGTCGTTTCGCGGTTCATCCCGTTCCACAAAACCATCCGCGTAAGATACGCCAAGGCCGGCGACGACATGGTGTAA
- a CDS encoding HlyD family secretion protein, with translation MGNWNRKRQELRKHRLRNILLNAVCVLLAGSGLWATADYFWRHVNYVVTNDAFVDQYVAPLNIRVAGYVREVRFTEHRFVREGDTLLILDDREYRIRVKEAEAALLDARGTQGVIHSGIETSRTNVAVQEANIAEARAKLWQTEQDFRRFERLLRDESVPGQQYEQAKAAYEAAEARYRALVAQKEAARSQYAEASRRTVGAEANILRREADLDMARLNLSYTVLTAPYDGYIGRRTLEPGQFVQAGQTVSYLVRNRDKYITANYKETQIAHIHIGQEVVVKVDAFPGRRFRGRVTAISEATGSKYALVPTDNSAGNFVKVQQRIPVRIDLEGISDEEMDLLRAGMMVETEARRR, from the coding sequence ATGGGAAACTGGAACAGAAAACGACAGGAGTTGCGCAAACACCGCCTGCGTAACATCCTTCTGAACGCGGTATGCGTCCTGCTGGCGGGATCGGGGCTCTGGGCGACGGCCGACTACTTCTGGCGGCACGTCAATTACGTGGTGACCAACGACGCCTTCGTCGATCAGTACGTCGCCCCGCTGAACATCCGCGTCGCGGGATACGTCCGCGAAGTGCGGTTCACCGAACACCGGTTCGTCCGCGAAGGAGACACGCTGCTGATCCTCGACGACCGCGAATACCGGATCCGGGTGAAGGAGGCCGAAGCCGCGCTGCTCGACGCCCGCGGCACGCAGGGAGTGATCCATTCGGGCATCGAGACCTCGCGCACGAACGTCGCGGTGCAGGAGGCCAACATCGCCGAAGCCCGGGCGAAACTCTGGCAGACGGAGCAGGATTTCCGTCGTTTCGAACGGCTGCTGCGCGACGAATCGGTTCCGGGACAGCAGTACGAGCAGGCCAAAGCCGCCTACGAAGCCGCGGAGGCCCGCTACCGGGCGCTCGTGGCGCAGAAGGAGGCAGCCCGGTCGCAGTACGCCGAAGCCAGCAGACGGACGGTAGGCGCCGAAGCCAACATACTCCGCCGCGAGGCCGATCTGGACATGGCGCGCCTGAACCTCTCCTACACGGTGCTGACAGCCCCCTACGACGGCTACATCGGCCGCCGTACGCTGGAACCGGGACAGTTCGTGCAGGCCGGACAGACCGTCTCCTACCTGGTGCGCAACCGGGACAAGTACATCACGGCCAACTACAAGGAGACGCAGATCGCGCACATCCACATCGGTCAAGAGGTCGTCGTCAAGGTGGACGCCTTCCCCGGCCGCCGGTTCCGGGGCCGCGTGACGGCCATTTCGGAGGCGACCGGCTCGAAATACGCACTGGTCCCGACCGACAATTCGGCCGGAAACTTCGTGAAGGTGCAGCAGCGCATCCCTGTCCGCATCGACCTCGAAGGCATTTCGGACGAGGAGATGGACCTGCTGCGGGCCGGCATGATGGTCGAAACCGAAGCCCGCCGCCGATGA
- a CDS encoding IbrB-like domain-containing protein, translating to MNRSYEYPTEATFRSPVYNVRAVPVEKVVANSYNPNVVAPPEMKLLELSIWEDGYTMPCVCYYDAVRDVYELVDGYHRYMVLKTSKRIYERERGLLPVAVIEKDLSHRMASTIRHNRARGTHNVELMSEIVAELTRANMSDRWIMRHIGMGRDELLRLKQITGLAELFADREFSFGDPGEEGEGERSAEETAGKTAEPVGCR from the coding sequence ATGAATCGCTCTTACGAATACCCGACTGAGGCGACCTTCCGGAGTCCCGTTTACAACGTCCGGGCCGTGCCGGTGGAGAAGGTCGTGGCGAACAGCTACAATCCCAACGTCGTCGCGCCGCCCGAGATGAAACTGCTGGAGCTGTCGATCTGGGAGGACGGCTACACGATGCCGTGCGTCTGCTACTACGATGCGGTGCGCGACGTCTATGAGCTGGTGGACGGATACCACCGTTACATGGTGCTCAAGACCTCGAAACGAATCTACGAGCGCGAGCGGGGGCTGCTGCCCGTCGCCGTGATCGAGAAGGACCTCTCGCACCGCATGGCCTCGACCATCCGTCACAACCGGGCGCGCGGCACGCACAACGTCGAACTGATGAGCGAGATCGTCGCCGAGCTGACGCGGGCGAACATGTCCGACCGCTGGATCATGCGGCATATCGGCATGGGGCGCGACGAGCTGCTGCGACTCAAGCAGATCACGGGACTCGCCGAGCTCTTCGCCGACCGGGAGTTCAGTTTCGGCGACCCCGGGGAGGAGGGCGAAGGGGAGCGGTCCGCGGAAGAGACCGCCGGAAAGACCGCCGAACCGGTCGGATGCCGCTGA
- a CDS encoding GatB/YqeY domain-containing protein — MSLEQRISKGIMEAMKAKDTVRLSALRNAKKYIIEAKTSGPEIAELPDADVLKIVSKLAKQGTDSAAIFTEQNRPDLAQEELAQVAVYQEFLPRQLTPEELTAEVRALIAETGASSLGEMGKVMGLASKRLAGRADGKDISAKVRELLA; from the coding sequence ATGTCGCTCGAACAACGGATTTCCAAAGGAATCATGGAGGCCATGAAGGCCAAGGACACGGTGCGCCTGAGTGCACTGCGTAATGCGAAGAAGTATATCATCGAGGCCAAGACCTCGGGACCGGAGATCGCCGAACTCCCCGACGCCGACGTGCTGAAGATCGTTTCGAAGCTCGCCAAGCAGGGTACGGATTCGGCGGCTATCTTCACGGAGCAGAACCGCCCCGATCTGGCGCAGGAGGAACTGGCTCAGGTGGCCGTCTATCAGGAGTTTCTGCCCCGGCAGCTCACGCCCGAGGAGCTGACGGCCGAGGTACGGGCGCTTATCGCCGAGACGGGAGCCTCGTCGCTCGGGGAGATGGGCAAGGTGATGGGGCTGGCTTCGAAACGCCTCGCGGGCCGTGCCGACGGCAAGGACATTTCGGCCAAGGTCCGCGAGCTGCTGGCCTGA
- a CDS encoding transporter: protein MHVLESLHRNVKTVAMPSAMLVGAVLCRPVTALETWSGRMVTPVLIFLMLFVTFCRVRPSEMRLSMLHGWLLLFQTIACVGVYFLLLPLDRTVAQGAMICVLAPVAMAAVVIGGMLGANVATMATYSLLCNMAVALLAPAVLSFAGTGACSFAGMLARIVPLLVLPFAAAQCCRAVLPGVAGWVAAHSQISFYLWLVSLAVVIGRTTAFLIDLHDASAATELWLAAAALAICLVQFKTGRAIGRRYGDPAAGGQSLGQKNTVLAVWMAQSFLDPISSVAPTAYIVFQNFVNSYQIWRKDRERAENRV from the coding sequence ATGCACGTACTCGAATCGTTGCACCGCAATGTGAAAACCGTGGCCATGCCGTCGGCGATGCTCGTGGGGGCGGTGTTGTGCCGCCCGGTCACGGCGCTGGAGACCTGGTCGGGGCGGATGGTCACGCCCGTTCTGATCTTCCTCATGCTGTTCGTCACCTTCTGCCGCGTGCGGCCCTCCGAAATGCGGCTCTCGATGCTGCACGGCTGGCTTCTGCTCTTTCAGACCATAGCCTGCGTCGGCGTCTATTTCCTGCTGCTGCCCCTCGACCGGACGGTGGCGCAGGGGGCGATGATCTGCGTGCTGGCGCCCGTGGCGATGGCCGCCGTGGTGATCGGGGGCATGCTCGGCGCCAATGTCGCCACGATGGCCACGTACAGCCTCCTGTGCAATATGGCCGTGGCGCTGCTGGCGCCCGCTGTGCTCTCCTTTGCCGGAACGGGGGCGTGTTCGTTCGCCGGGATGCTGGCCCGTATCGTGCCGCTGCTCGTACTGCCCTTCGCGGCTGCGCAGTGCTGCCGAGCCGTGCTGCCCGGCGTCGCGGGATGGGTCGCCGCCCATAGCCAGATTTCGTTCTACCTCTGGCTCGTGTCGCTGGCGGTCGTCATCGGCCGCACGACGGCCTTCCTCATCGACCTGCACGATGCGTCGGCAGCCACGGAGCTGTGGCTGGCCGCTGCGGCGCTCGCGATCTGTCTCGTGCAGTTCAAGACCGGCCGCGCCATCGGCCGGCGCTACGGCGATCCTGCGGCCGGAGGACAGTCCCTGGGGCAGAAGAACACGGTGCTGGCCGTGTGGATGGCACAGTCGTTTCTCGACCCGATCTCCTCGGTGGCCCCGACGGCGTATATTGTCTTTCAGAACTTCGTGAACTCGTACCAGATTTGGCGAAAGGACCGGGAGCGGGCGGAAAACCGGGTGTGA
- a CDS encoding DUF3440 domain-containing protein: MNVYERTQQRLKILFECFDNIYVSFSGGKDSGVLLNLCIDYVRRHGLNRRIGVFHMDYEIQYRDTVDYVNRTLAANADILDVYRVCVPFKVQTCTSMFQRYWRPWEESKRSLWVREMPAGSLVRSDFPFFTDEMWDYEFQTRFAEWLHARCGAARTCCLIGIRTQESFNRWRTIYSDRNLHRFAGMRWIRQWAEGGICNAYPLYDWLTTDVWTANGRFGWPYNRLYDLFYRAGVPLDSQRVASPFISPAISSLHLYKAIDPDTWGRMIGRVNGADFAALYGRTAAVGWQSVRLPKGMTWERYMRFLLATLPERTRRNYLEKLSVSIRFWRDKGGCLSDETIGKLRQAGIRIEVGDRSSYRTDKRPVRMDYLDDIDLPEFSRLPTFKRICICILKNDHACKYMGFSPNKSERQRRKKIMEKYESLLRIPD; encoded by the coding sequence ATGAATGTCTATGAACGGACCCAGCAGCGGTTGAAGATACTCTTCGAGTGCTTCGACAACATTTACGTCTCCTTCTCCGGCGGCAAGGACAGCGGCGTGCTGCTGAACCTCTGCATTGATTATGTCCGGCGGCACGGGCTGAACCGCCGGATCGGGGTCTTCCACATGGATTACGAGATACAGTACCGCGATACGGTCGATTACGTGAATCGGACCCTTGCAGCGAATGCCGACATACTCGACGTCTATCGGGTCTGCGTGCCGTTCAAGGTGCAGACCTGTACCTCGATGTTCCAGCGTTACTGGCGCCCGTGGGAGGAATCCAAACGAAGCCTTTGGGTGCGTGAAATGCCCGCGGGAAGCCTTGTCCGGAGCGATTTTCCGTTCTTTACCGACGAGATGTGGGACTACGAGTTCCAGACCCGTTTCGCGGAGTGGCTCCATGCCCGGTGCGGCGCCGCACGCACCTGCTGCCTGATCGGCATCCGTACGCAGGAGAGTTTCAACCGCTGGCGCACGATTTACAGCGACCGCAACCTGCACCGTTTCGCCGGCATGCGGTGGATCCGCCAGTGGGCCGAGGGCGGGATCTGCAATGCCTATCCGCTCTACGACTGGCTGACCACCGACGTATGGACGGCGAACGGGAGGTTCGGCTGGCCCTACAACCGCCTTTACGATCTCTTCTACCGGGCCGGCGTGCCGCTGGACAGTCAGCGCGTGGCCAGCCCGTTCATTTCGCCCGCCATTTCGAGCCTGCACCTCTACAAGGCCATCGACCCCGACACGTGGGGCCGTATGATCGGCCGGGTGAACGGTGCCGATTTCGCCGCGCTGTACGGTCGGACGGCCGCCGTGGGGTGGCAGTCGGTCCGCCTGCCGAAGGGAATGACCTGGGAACGGTACATGCGCTTCCTGCTCGCGACCCTTCCGGAGCGGACCCGCCGGAACTACCTCGAGAAGCTCTCCGTGAGTATCCGTTTCTGGCGCGACAAGGGCGGCTGCCTCTCCGACGAGACCATCGGAAAGCTGCGGCAGGCGGGGATCAGGATCGAAGTGGGCGACCGCAGCTCCTACCGCACGGACAAGCGTCCGGTTCGCATGGATTACCTGGACGATATCGACCTGCCGGAGTTCAGCCGCCTGCCGACCTTCAAGCGCATCTGCATCTGCATCCTCAAAAACGACCACGCCTGCAAGTACATGGGCTTCTCGCCGAACAAGAGCGAGCGGCAGCGGCGCAAGAAAATCATGGAGAAATATGAATCGCTCTTACGAATACCCGACTGA
- a CDS encoding sodium:solute symporter, producing the protein MTPAAVLATVLGYIAVLFAVAWISGRRADNAGFFTGNRRTPWYMAAFAMIGAAISGVTFISVPGSVTVDSFSYMQMVAGFTVGQFVVAFVLIPLFYRLRVVSLYEYLDDRFGVASHRTGAWFFFISKILGAALRVYVVCAVLQLLVFDRYGLPFWFNALITMAFVWLYTQQGGVKSLIWTDSLKTFCLVASLVLSIVFIMRGLDFSFSDTVREVSSSPMSRIFFFDDPASDRYFWKMFAAGIVLLVCMTGLDQDLMQRNMSCATPRDSQKNIVLTAVSQIVVIFLFLVLGVLLYLYMEHRGLAMPEKTDQVFSLVAVGGGLPLVVGVLFVIGLISSTYSAAGSALTALTTSFTVDILEGTKRYGEARLTRIRRGVHVAMALGMALVILAFGYLADDSVINLVYKVASYTYGPILGMFVFGMFTRLRVRDRWMPLVAVAAPVLSGFLQWWALEAWGYRIGFELLIYNALFTVIGMLLLVKRHEK; encoded by the coding sequence ATGACTCCTGCTGCCGTACTCGCCACCGTTTTGGGCTATATCGCCGTTCTTTTCGCCGTCGCCTGGATTTCGGGCCGCCGTGCCGACAATGCCGGATTCTTCACCGGCAACCGCCGCACGCCGTGGTACATGGCCGCCTTCGCCATGATCGGCGCCGCCATTTCGGGCGTGACCTTCATCTCGGTGCCCGGATCGGTGACCGTCGATTCCTTTTCCTACATGCAGATGGTCGCGGGCTTCACCGTCGGGCAGTTCGTCGTGGCCTTCGTGCTCATTCCGCTCTTCTACCGCCTGCGCGTGGTCTCGCTCTACGAGTATCTGGACGACCGCTTCGGCGTCGCCTCGCACCGCACCGGCGCATGGTTCTTCTTCATCTCGAAAATTCTCGGCGCCGCGCTGCGGGTCTATGTCGTCTGTGCCGTGCTGCAGTTGCTCGTTTTCGACCGTTACGGGCTGCCTTTCTGGTTCAATGCGCTGATTACGATGGCTTTCGTCTGGCTCTATACGCAGCAGGGGGGTGTCAAGTCGCTGATCTGGACCGATTCGCTCAAGACCTTCTGTCTCGTGGCGAGCCTCGTCCTGTCGATCGTCTTCATCATGCGGGGGCTGGATTTCTCCTTTTCGGATACGGTGCGCGAAGTCTCCTCGTCGCCCATGTCGCGGATCTTCTTCTTCGACGATCCCGCCTCGGACCGTTATTTCTGGAAGATGTTCGCCGCGGGCATCGTCCTGCTGGTCTGCATGACCGGACTGGACCAGGACCTCATGCAGCGCAACATGAGCTGCGCCACCCCGCGCGATTCGCAGAAGAACATCGTGCTGACGGCCGTGAGCCAGATCGTCGTCATCTTCCTCTTTCTGGTGCTGGGCGTGCTGCTCTACCTTTACATGGAGCACCGCGGACTGGCGATGCCCGAAAAGACGGACCAGGTCTTTTCGCTCGTGGCCGTCGGGGGCGGATTGCCGCTCGTCGTCGGCGTGCTGTTCGTCATAGGGCTTATTTCGAGCACCTATTCGGCCGCCGGGTCGGCCCTCACGGCCCTCACGACCTCCTTCACGGTCGATATTCTGGAGGGCACGAAACGCTACGGCGAAGCTCGCCTGACGCGCATCCGCCGGGGGGTGCACGTCGCCATGGCGCTGGGTATGGCGCTCGTGATCCTCGCCTTCGGCTATCTGGCCGACGACAGTGTGATCAACCTGGTCTATAAGGTCGCCAGTTACACGTATGGCCCGATTTTGGGTATGTTCGTCTTCGGCATGTTCACACGGCTCCGGGTCCGCGACCGCTGGATGCCGCTGGTGGCCGTCGCGGCTCCCGTGCTGAGCGGCTTCCTGCAATGGTGGGCGCTCGAGGCATGGGGCTACCGCATCGGGTTCGAACTGTTGATCTACAATGCGCTGTTTACCGTGATCGGTATGCTGTTGCTGGTTAAACGTCATGAAAAATAG